TCGACGTTCTTGAGTGCATCTGCCAGTTGCAGCGCCTGGCTGATGGTGAACGTGATCGCCTGGTTGCCCTCGGTGTAACCCAGGATCGGCGCAATGGCGGCAACGATCTCGGCTGACGGGTTGAGCAACGGTTGTGCGTAAAACACTTCCAGCCAAGCACCTTGGCGGTTCTGAGTGCCGACGCCGAAGCCCAGGCTGAACAGGGAATTGGACATGCTGTTACCTCTACAAAAATGGAAGGCTGGCCTACTTGAGGGCCGCCGAATAACTATCTGGCTTGAAGCCAATCAGGGTTCTGTCACCGAGATCAAGCACCGGGCGCTTGATCATCGAGGGTTGTGCGAGCATCAGTTCAATGGCTTTCGACTGATCGAGATCGGCTTTGCGTTCGTCTTCGAGTTTGCGAAAGGTGGTGCCCGCACGGTTCAAAACCACCTGCCAACCGTGCTCGTTGCACCATTGGGTCAAGTGTTCGCGGTCGATACCGGCCGTTTTGTAGTCATGGAACTCGTAGCTCAGCGCGTGCTCATCGAGCCAGGTGCGCGCCTTTTTCATGGTGTCGCAGGCTTTGATGCCGTAAAGCTGTAAGTGCTTGATTCCATTGGGCATAAAATCCTCCCCAAAACTTCCCCAATATCGCCCAAAAATTCAGCCGTCGATTATGCCACGTCGATCCACTCAGCGC
This genomic stretch from Pseudomonas synxantha BG33R harbors:
- a CDS encoding ArsC family reductase; this encodes MPNGIKHLQLYGIKACDTMKKARTWLDEHALSYEFHDYKTAGIDREHLTQWCNEHGWQVVLNRAGTTFRKLEDERKADLDQSKAIELMLAQPSMIKRPVLDLGDRTLIGFKPDSYSAALK